The following proteins come from a genomic window of Malus sylvestris chromosome 4, drMalSylv7.2, whole genome shotgun sequence:
- the LOC126619910 gene encoding WRKY DNA-binding transcription factor 70-like, with amino-acid sequence MKSVIPNRERATEELIQGRELASQLSKVFENRSFVVDGDEGGSAEGIVNKILGSFVNSLLIIKGMKSDQEFVSDQIQGNSSGVSGGGTEISGGGIGVSDGGSGGGGGDGADSSSWDANHDHAAVSKSEDYTEEEISCKSTSTFKDRRGSYKRRKTSHSWIRDTPALTYDGHAWRKYGQKVIHNAKHSRNYFRCTHKSECKATKHVQQIQDHPPLFRTTYFVNHTCRDYVSASKLVLDSTSPKDSSKFICFDKANCLTNKEEHPFFSSFTSSVKNEAFVKEDMPTTDHMLKSNHNHSSPRDHLVSNDLTVFESSSPMSGFSYDYDNMFSWAVDSYFDNEVLQYGF; translated from the exons ATGAAGAGTGTGATACCAAATAGGGAGAGGGCGACGGAGGAATTGATCCAAGGGCGTGAACTGGCAAGTCAACTGAGTAAGGTTTTTGAAAATAGGTCATTTGTTGTTGATGGTGATGAGGGGGGATCCGCTGAAGGTATTGTTAATAAGATTTTGGGGTCATTTGTGAATTCCCTTTTGATTATAAAGGGGATGAAGTCTGATCAGGAGTTTGTTTCTGATCAAATTCAAGGGAATAGTAGTGGTGTTAGTGGTGGTGGTACTGAAATTAGCGGTGGTGGTATTGGTGTTAGTGAcggtggtagtggtggtggtggtggtgacggTGCAGATTCATCATCTTGGGATGCTAATCATGATCATGCGGCTGTTAGTAAGTCTGAAGATTATACTGAGGAGGAGATCAGTTGTAAGAGCACTTCAACCTTCAAGGATCGTAGAGGTTCTTATAAGAGAAG AAAGACTTCACACTCTTGGATTAGAGACACTCCTGCTTTGACTTACGATGGTCATGCATGGAGAAAGTACGGGCAAAAAGTTATCCACAATGCTAAGCATTCAAG AAACTACTTCAGATGCACTCACAAATCCGAGTGCAAAGCAACCAAACACGTGCAACAAATTCAAGATCATCCACCACTGTTTCGGACCACATATTTTGTGAATCACACCTGCAGAGACTACGTCAGCGCTTCGAAATTGGTCTTGGATTCCACAAGTCCTAAAGATTCTTCAAAGTTCATTTGTTTTGACAAGGCCAACTGTTTGACAAACAAAGAAGAGCACCCCTTTTTCTCATCCTTCACTTCATCGGTTAAAAATGAAGCGTTCGTCAAAGAAGATATGCCAACAACTGATCATATGCTAAAAAGCAACCACAACCATTCATCACCACGTGATCATCTTGTGTCGAATGATCTGACGGTGTTCGAGTCCTCTAGTCCCATGAGCGGGTTTTCATATGATTATGACAACATGTTTTCATGGGCTGTCGATTCTTACTTTGATAATGAAGTTTTGCAATACGGATTTTGA
- the LOC126619893 gene encoding phospholipid-transporting ATPase 1-like, which produces MTSGHPLLSSSDSPSAPLVPSSSLTKNLARISSNASFSSSSLDNNDDAQSDLLEVKDDVAVSGCSEKPLENSTTLAGPFGSWLLPQFPFENPTRDRRRLVSWGAMELHNENRNSGTLEISQGSSRVQEKLSQRIRHKSVQFDDNLLHDDNPRLIYINDPKRTNDKYEFTGNEIRTSKYTIITFLPKNLFIQFHRVAYLYFLAIAALNQLPPLAVFGRTVSLFPLLFVLCVTAIKDGYEDWRRHRSDRNENNREALVFQSGQFQLKKWKHIQVGEVLKICADDTIPCDVVLLGTSDPSGIAYIQTMNLDGESNLKTRYARQETTSAICEGCTFLGLIRCEQPNRNIYEFTANMEFNGHKFPLSQSNIVLRGCQLKNTAWAIGVVVYAGQETKAMLNSAASPSKRSKLESYMNRETLWLSVFLFVMCAVVATGMGLWLMHHKGQIDTLAYYRKRYYSDGKENGKTYRFYGIPMEIFFSFLSSIIVFQIMIPISLYITMELVRLGQSYFMIEDRHMFDSSSGSRFQCRSLNINEDLGQIRYIFSDKTGTLTENKMEFRRASIFGRSFGTSLQEANVAGIGLGRKRWKLKSEISVDNELVEFLHKDLSENDRIAAHEFFLTLAACNTVVPIVSNSTSSSCGKSELDDVEAIDYQGESPDEQALVSAASAYGYTLFERTSGHIVMDVNGEKLRLDVLGLHEFDSVRKRMSVVIRFPNNTVKVLVKGADATMFGTLANDSERDDHLTRSTQSHLSEYSSEGLRTLVVAARDLTDEQLEQWQSMYEDASTSLTDRSLKLRQTAALIECNLKLLGATAIEDKLQDGVPEAIESLRQAGIKVWVLTGDKQETAISIGLSCKLLTADMQQIIINGTSEDECRNLLADSMAKYGVKSSNKRDPSFKLKKNAENGYLEIPGNAKTSSVPEWNGRKEEGKMNAPLALIIDGNSLVYILEKDLELELFDLATSCSVVLCCRVAPLQKAGIVDLIKTRTDDMTLAIGDGANDVSMIQMADVGVGICGQEGRQAVMASDFAMGQFRFLKTLLLVHGHWNYQRVGYMILYNFYRNAVFVLMLFWFILSTAFSTTSALTDWSSVFYSVIYTSLPTIVVGILDKDLSHRTLLQYPKLYGAGHRHEAYNLHLFWITMLDTVWQSLVLFYVPLFTYKDSSIDIWSMGSLWTIAVVVLVNVHLAMDVHRWVFITQIAVWGSIMITYACMVVLDSIPVFPNYWTIYHLAKSPTYWIAILLITVVALLPRFVFKVVNHIFWPSDIQIAREAEVLNRQRKHLSSKQDDSSS; this is translated from the exons ATGACTTCTGGGCACCCGTTGCTGTCTTCGTCTGATTCTCCATCAGCGCCACTGGTTCCATCCTCTTCTCTTACTAAGAACCTTGCCCGTATCTCCTCCAatgcttcattttcttcttccagTCTTGACAACAATGATGATGCTCAAAGTGATTTACTTGAAGTGAAGGACGACGTTGCTGTTTCTGGTTGCTCTGAGAAACCCTTAGAAAATTCCACTACTCTTGCAGGTCCATTCGGTTCTTGGTTATTGCCGCAGTTTCCGTTCGAAAACCCCACGCGGGATAGAAGACGCCTGGTGTCGTGGGGTGCCATGGAACTGCATAATGAAAATAGAAATTCAGGAACTCTTGAAATCTCCCAGGGTTCATCTAGGGTTCAGGAAAAGTTGTCTCAGAGGATCCGTCACAAAAGTGTGCAGTTCGATGATAACTTGCTGCATGATGACAATCCAAGGTTGATCTATATTAACGATCCAAAGAGGACAAATGACAAATATGAGTTCACTGGGAATGAGATTCGAACTAGCAAGTACACCATCATTACCTTCTTGCCCAAGAATCTTTTCATTCAGTTTCATCGGGTTGCTTATTTGTATTTTCTAGCTATTGCTGCCCTCAACCAGCTTCCACCTCTTGCAGTCTTTGGAAGAACAGTGTCTCTTTTCCCCCTTCTGTTTGTGCTCTGTGTCACAGCTATCAAAGATGGCTATGAAGATTGGCGGAGACATAGATCAGACAGGAATGAGAATAACCGGGAGGCTTTGGTGTTTCAATCTGGCCAATTTCAACTGAAGAAATGGAAACATATTCAAGTGGGCGAGGTTCTAAAGATTTGTGCCGATGACACAATTCCTTGTGATGTGGTCTTGTTAGGGACAAGCGACCCTAGTGGAATTGCCTACATTCAAACAATGAATTTGGATGGTGAGTCGAACTTGAAAACAAGGTATGCCCGGCAGGAAACAACTTCAGCAATATGTGAAGGGTGTACATTTTTAGGGCTCATCAGATGTGAACAACCTAATAGGAATATCTATGAGTTCACTGCCAACATGGAGTTTAATGGGCATAAATTTCCCCTGAGTCAATCAAATATAGTTTTGCGTGGTTGCCAGCTGAAGAACACAGCCTGGGCAATTGGTGTCGTGGTATATGCTGGACAGGAAACCAAGGCAATGTTGAATAGTGCAGCTTCTCCTTCCAAGAGAAGTAAACTGGAAAGCTACATGAATAGGGAAACTCTCTGGCTGTCGGTTTTCCTTTTTGTTATGTGTGCAGTTGTGGCCACTGGCATGGGCCTGTGGCTCATGCACCATAAAGGTCAGATTGATACCTTGGCTTATTACCGGAAAAGATACTACTCTGATGGGAAAGAGAATGGAAAAACCTATAGGTTTTATGGGATACCTATGGAgatctttttctcctttttgagTTCTATCATAGTTTTCCAGATAATGATACCAATCTCTCTTTATATTACAATGGAGTTGGTTCGATTGGGCCAGTCATATTTCATGATCGAAGACAGGCATATGTTTGACAGTAGCTCTGGCTCAAGGTTCCAGTGCAGATCGTTGAATATCAACGAGGATTTGGGTCAAATACGATATATTTTTTCAGACAAAACAGGGACACTTACCGAGAACAAAATGGAATTCCGAAGAGCAAGCATATTTGGGAGGAGTTTTGGGACCTCTTTGCAGGAAGCAAATGTTGCAG GAATAGGATTAGGTAGAAAGAGATGGAAGCTCAAAAGCGAAATTTCTGTAGATAATGAGCTTGTGGAATTTTTGCACAAAGACTTAAGTGAAAATGACAGGATTGCCGCGCATGAGTTTTTTCTTACATTGGCTGCTTGCAATACTGTGGTTCCTATTGTCAGTAATAGTACATCTTCCAGTTGCGGAAAAAGTGAATTAGATGATGTAGAAGCTATTGACTATCAGGGGGAATCTCCTGATGAGCAAGCATTAGTTTCTGCAGCCTCTGCATATGGATATACGCTTTTTGAGCGCACATCTGGGCACATTGTTATGGATGTCAATGGTGAGAAACTAAG GTTGGATGTATTGGGTCTGCATGAGTTTGATAGCGTGCGAAAAAGGATGTCCGTTGTTATCAGATTTCCAAACAATACTGTAAAGGTTTTGGTGAAAGGTGCTGACGCTACTATGTTCGGCACTTTAGCAAATGACTCTGAAAGGGATGATCATCTGACTCGTTCAACTCAAAGCCATCTGAGTGAATATTCCTCAGAAGGTTTACGTACTCTTGTAGTTGCTGCCAGGGATCTTACAGATGAACAACTTGAGCAGTGGCAAAGCATGTATGAAGATGCAAGTACCTCGTTGACTGATCGGTCCTTGAAATTACGTCAAACAGCAGCTCTCATTGAATGCAACTTAAAGCTTCTTGGGGCGACTGCGATTGAAGATAAGTTACAAGATGGTGTGCCGGAAGCTATTGAGTCTCTCCGGCAAGCAGGGATCAAGGTTTGGGTTCTTACTGGAGATAAGCAAGAGACAGCTATTTCGATTGGTCTATCATGCAAACTCTTGACAGCAGATATGcaacaaattattataaatgGAACTTCTGAGGATGAATGCCGAAATCTTTTGGCTGATTCTATGGCAAAATATGGTGTAAAATCGTCCAATAAAAGAGACCCAAGTttcaaactgaaaaaaaatgctGAAAATGGCTACCTTGAGATACCTGGCAATGCAAAGACATCCAGTGTGCCTGAATGGaatggaaggaaggaagaaggaaaaatgaaCGCACCATTAGCACTCATAATAGATGGGAACAGCTTGGTATACATTCTGGAGAAAGATCTGGAGTTAGAG CTATTCGACCTTGCCACATCCTGTAGTGTTGTGTTATGCTGTCGTGTTGCACCTCTGCAGAAAGCTGGAATTGTTGATCTGATTAAGACTCGTACTGATGACATGACATTGGCTATAGGTGATG GGGCAAATGatgtttcaatgatccaaatgGCGGATGTTGGAGTTGGAATTTGTGGTCAGGAAGGACGTCAAGCTGTGATGGCTTCAGACTTTGCTATGGGACAGTTTCGGTTTTTGAAAACATTACTTTTGGTGCATGGGCACTGGAATTATCAGCGTGTTGGCTATATGATTCTGTACAACTTCTACCGCAATGCAGTTTTTGTACTGATGCTATTTTG GTTTATATTATCCACTGCTTTTTCAACAACTTCCGCTTTAACAGATTGGAGTAGTGTTTTCTATTCTGTCATTTATACTTCACTCCCCACAATTGTTGTTGGTATACTGGACAAAGACTTGAGCCACAGGACACTGTTACAATATCCAAAACTCTATGGTGCTGGCCATAGACACGAGGCATACAATTTACATCTCTTCTGGATCACAATGCTTGACACCGTATGGCAGAGTCTTGTTCTCTTCTATGTACCCCTCTTCACCTATAAGGATAGCTCAATAGACATATGGAGCATGGGCAGTTTATGGACAATTGCAGTTGTTGTCCTAGTCAATGTACATTTGGCAATGGACGTTCATCGTTGGGTATTCATCACTCAAATCGCAGTATGGGGTTCAATAATGATCACATATGCCTGTATGGTGGTATTGGATTCTATACCTGTCTTTCCTAATTACTG GACTATATACCATTTGGCAAAGTCTCCCACATATTGGATCGCCATTTTGCTTATAACTGTTGTCGCGTTGCTCCCTCGCTTTGTGTTCAAAGTTGTAAATCATATCTTTTGGCCTTCGGATATCCAGATAGCTAGGGAAGCCGAGGTTTTAAATAGGCAACGTAAACATTTGAGCTCAAAGCAAGATGACAGTTCAAGTTGA
- the LOC126619919 gene encoding uncharacterized protein LOC126619919 isoform X1 yields MQALQSPVAGIAGIAGNQIVRPRSGRTPLQLKNAPATPTNSDVKIKPVQQLIGVGDDSNKENRPVYVTPVKIEAMDASLAEELSAIRKKMERMKSDRERTEKMLKERDLMMEMQTKELENRGQIQRMLEIELDRIYRLNQLHVRSIRVSPIRSLREKEKEKKAAEWPSQEVEAEEEAEGEEEAEEEMEESVDENSPQRPESCAASSSEIVTEKTEK; encoded by the exons ATGCAGGCGCTTCAATCTCCTGTTGCCGGGATTGCCGGAATTGCCGGGAACCAGATTGTTCGGCCTAGAAGCGGCCGGACGCCGCTCCAGCTGAAGAACGCTCCGGCGACTCCGACAAACTCCGATGTCAAAATCAAGCCGGTACAGCAATTGATTGGCGTTGGGGATGATTCGAACAAGGAGAACCGTCCGGTATATGTGACTCCGGTGAAGATTGAGGCGATGGACGCGTCGCTGGCGGAGGAGCTGAGCGCGATCAGGAAGAAGATGGAGAGGATGAAATCGGACAGAGAGAGGACGGAGAAGATGCTCAAGGAGAGGGATCTGATGATGGAAATGCAGACGAAGGAGCTCGAAAACAGAGGGCAGATTCAGAGGATGCTGGAGATCGAGCTCGATCGGATTTACCGATTGAACCAGCTCCATGTTCGATCAATC AGAGTGTCGCCGATTCGATCGCTCagggagaaggagaaagaaaagaaggccGCAGAATGGCCGTCGCAG GAAGTGGAAGCGGAAGAGGAAGCGGAAGGGGAAGAGGAAGCGGAGGAGGAAATGGAGGAATCTGTGGATGAAAACTCACCGCAGAGGCCAGAGAGTTGTGCTGCGTCCAGTTCCGAAATCGTTACAGAGAAAACAGAGAAGTGA
- the LOC126619919 gene encoding uncharacterized protein LOC126619919 isoform X2, which translates to MQALQSPVAGIAGIAGNQIVRPRSGRTPLQLKNAPATPTNSDVKIKPVQQLIGVGDDSNKENRPVYVTPVKIEAMDASLAEELSAIRKKMERMKSDRERTEKMLKERDLMMEMQTKELENRGQIQRMLEIELDRIYRLNQLHVRSIRVSPIRSLREKEKEKKAAEWPSQEAEEEAEGEEEAEEEMEESVDENSPQRPESCAASSSEIVTEKTEK; encoded by the exons ATGCAGGCGCTTCAATCTCCTGTTGCCGGGATTGCCGGAATTGCCGGGAACCAGATTGTTCGGCCTAGAAGCGGCCGGACGCCGCTCCAGCTGAAGAACGCTCCGGCGACTCCGACAAACTCCGATGTCAAAATCAAGCCGGTACAGCAATTGATTGGCGTTGGGGATGATTCGAACAAGGAGAACCGTCCGGTATATGTGACTCCGGTGAAGATTGAGGCGATGGACGCGTCGCTGGCGGAGGAGCTGAGCGCGATCAGGAAGAAGATGGAGAGGATGAAATCGGACAGAGAGAGGACGGAGAAGATGCTCAAGGAGAGGGATCTGATGATGGAAATGCAGACGAAGGAGCTCGAAAACAGAGGGCAGATTCAGAGGATGCTGGAGATCGAGCTCGATCGGATTTACCGATTGAACCAGCTCCATGTTCGATCAATC AGAGTGTCGCCGATTCGATCGCTCagggagaaggagaaagaaaagaaggccGCAGAATGGCCGTCGCAGG AAGCGGAAGAGGAAGCGGAAGGGGAAGAGGAAGCGGAGGAGGAAATGGAGGAATCTGTGGATGAAAACTCACCGCAGAGGCCAGAGAGTTGTGCTGCGTCCAGTTCCGAAATCGTTACAGAGAAAACAGAGAAGTGA